In Spinacia oleracea cultivar Varoflay chromosome 5, BTI_SOV_V1, whole genome shotgun sequence, a single window of DNA contains:
- the LOC110794324 gene encoding DNA (cytosine-5)-methyltransferase CMT3-like → MADTMAEENVSMKRSFAECPVPCPKKKRVVSKDDIDECRFTGNPVPVQQAKEQWPHRYLCKAKEANAASFKIEWNCEEILQASNHYTQALVDGIIIKLHDDVYIQGDEGKPNYIAKIVEFFEGIDKKQYLTAQWFYRADDSVIKDHANFIDKKQVFFSDVKDDNELGCIVEKVKIDINPSDVGADKPNEYLYCKMRYRLPYLTFENMVQDEQNEGTGSDTSSTISSDHSSNEAVDDDSSTAKKEFSLLDLYSGCGAMSTGLCLGATLSGIKLVNRWAVDLNEYACESIRNNHPETKVRNEMAGDFLALLMEWEKLCNEYVLSPAPPSEVTNSEEEEEEDDDSPLEPGEFEVENILDICFGDPNYMKKRGLYFKVSWKGYTSEYDTWEPIDGLSGSEERIKEFVSRGYNEKLLPLPGDADFICGGPPCQGISGFNRFRNTVNPLNDEKNQQLVVYMDIINFLKPKYVLMENVVDLLRFAGGFLGRYAVGRLIGMNYQTRMGIMAAGSYGLPQYRMRVFLWGAHTSQKLPQFPLPTHEVIARGGVPVEFSDIHVSHGKNSSVKLERALLLKDAISDLPSVTNGEDREEMDYEGDSQSEFQQYIRLPRAQMVSFNDTHVVSSFPTNNILYDHNPLRLNDDDFERVCRIPKEKGANFRNLPGVLVDAKNKVYLDPSMERVLISSGKPLVPDYAITFVRGTSSKPFGRLWWDETVATVVTRAEPHNQIVLHPQQDRVLTIRENARLQGFLDCYKLYGPVKERYIQVGNAVAVPVATALGYAFGMASQRLGDEQPLMTLPFKFPHCLALNQH, encoded by the exons ATGGCGGACACAATGGCGGAGGAGAATGTGAGTATGAAGAGAAGCTTCGCCGAATGTCCTGTACCATGCCCGAAGAAGAAACGGGTGGTTTCTAAAGACGACATTGACGAATGTCGTTTCACCGGAAATCCCGTACCTGTTCAACAAGCGAAAGAACAATGGCCTCATCGTTACCTTTGTAAG GCTAAAGAGGCAAATGCAGCAAGCTTTAAAAT AGAATGGAATTGTGAGGAAATTTTGCAAGCTTCTAATCACTACACTCAAGCTCTTGTTGATGGGATTATAATTAAACTTCATGATGATGTTTACATTCAG GGAGATGAAGGAAAACCAAACTATATTGCAAAAATAGTCGAATTCTTCGAGGGTATAGACAAGAAGCAATACCTTACAGCTCAATGGTTTTATAGAGCTGATGATTCT GTCATTAAAGATCATGCGAACTTCATAGACAAGAAACAAGTGTTTTTCTCTGATGTCAAAGATGACAATGAACTTGGTTGCATTGTTGAAAAAGTGAAAATTGACATCAACCCTTCAGAT GTTGGTGCAGATAAGCCTAATGAGTATCTATATTGTAAAATGCGATATAGATTGCCATATTTGACATTTGAAAATATGGTTCAAG ATGAGCAAAATGAAGGAACTGGTAGTGATACTTCATCAACTATTTCAAGTGATCACAGTTCAAATGAAGCTGTTGATGATGATTCTAGTACTGCGAAAAAAGAATTCAGTTTATTGGATTTATATTCCGGTTGTGGAGCTATGTCTACAGGGCTATGCTTAGGTGCAACCTTATCCGGCATAAAACTAGTAAAT AGATGGGCGGTTGATTTGAACGAATATGCTTGCGAATCCATACGGAACAACCATCCTGAAACAAAG GTGAGAAATGAGATGGCTGGGGAtttcctagccttgttaatggAATGGGAAAAGCTTTGCAATGAATATGTGTTGTCACCTGCACCCCCCTCAGAGGTGACAAATTCcgaggaagaggaagaagaagatgatgattctCCATTAGAACCCGGAGAATTTGAGGTTGAGAATATCCTTGACATTTGCTTTGGAGATCCTAATTATATGAAAAAACGCGGACTTTACTTCAAG GTAAGCTGGAAGGGGTATACATCAGAGTATGATACATGGGAGCCTATTGATGGCTTAAG TGGCTCTGAGGAACGGATCAAAGAGTTTGTTTCAAGAGGATACAACGAAAAACTGTTGCCTCTTCCA GGGGATGCTGATTTCATCTGCGGGGGACCTCCATGTCAAGGGATTAGTGGATTCAACCGCTTTAGAAATACAGTAAACCCTTTGAATGACGAGAAGAACCAACAACTTGTGGTGTATATGGACATCATTAACTTTTTAAAGCCCAAGTATGTATTAATGGAGAACGTTGTGGATTTACTGAGGTTCGCTGGAGGTTTCTTGGGGCGGTATGCTGTTGGTAGACTCATTGGTATGAACTACCAAACACGGATGGGGATCATGGCAGCTGGATCATATGGCCTTCCCCAATATAGAATGCGAGTGTTTTTGTGGGGCGCCCACACTTCACAG AAACTTCCACAGTTTCCTCTACCTACTCATGAAGTGATTGCAAGAGGCGGGGTTCCTGTAGAGTTCTCG GACATTCATGTTTCGCATGGAAAAAACAGTTCTGTTAAGCTAGAGAGGGCTCTCTTATTGAAGGATGCTATCTCAGATTTACCTTCT GTAACGAATGGTGAAGATAGAGAAGAAATGGACTACGAGGGAGATTCTCAATCAGAATTTCAACAGTACATCAGACTGCCAAGAGCGC AGATGGTATCCTTCAACGATACACATGTAGTTTCAAGTTTTCCTACAAACAACATCCTTTACGACCACAACCCACTGCGATTGAACGATGATGACTTTGAGAGAGTGTGCCGCATCCCAAAAGAGAAG GGAGCAAATTTTAGAAACTTGCCTGGAGTTCTAGTTGATGCAAAGAACAAGGTGTACTTGGATCCTTCTATGGAAAGAGTGCTCATTAGTTCAGGGAAGCCTTTGGTGCCTGACTATGCAATCACATTTGTTCGCGGCACTTCTTCAAA ACCATTTGGTAGGTTGTGGTGGGATGAGACTGTTGCCACTGTTGTTACCCGAGCAGAACCTCATAACCAG ATTGTCCTGCATCCTCAGCAGGATAGAGTGCTTACTATCAGAGAAAATGCTAGGCTACAAGGTTTTCTTGATTGCTACAAACTCTATGGTCCTGTCAAAGAGAG GTACATACAAGTGGGCAATGCTGTAGCGGTACCGGTTGCTACTGCTCTTGGTTACGCGTTCGGCATGGCAAGCCAACGACTTGGGGATGAACAGCCATTGATGACACTTCCTTTTAAGTTTCCACATTGTTTAGCTCTTAATCAACATTGA
- the LOC110794325 gene encoding transcription factor MYB13, whose protein sequence is MGRAPCCEKMGLKKGPWTPDEDELLINYINLHGHTNWRALPKLAGLLRCGKSCRLRWTNYLRPDIKRGNFSQEEEDTIINLHQMLGNRWSAIAAKLPGRTDNEIKNVWHTHLKKRLPKQETDSTTTTTTATTASTGITVVPTKKRARKFKSIKKDGAVSEGPPPKKQHVNNHNNGSNINSNNNDIKTEDDSIPTTTTSSINCNPVSPQPCTSTSEESTITSSTSVSESDNCSKENVVKKEGYVGEFPEFNDDFWMEVLSVEEDTAMSNEDLHYMSNSAVTEPVFLQDSKVSIHGDDMDCFWYNLLTRPDDQLPEFSEML, encoded by the exons atgggaagAGCACCATGTTGTGAGAAGATGGGGTTGAAGAAAGGTCCATGGACTCCTGATGAAGATGAACTCTTGATTAATTACATTAATCTTCATGGTCATACTAATTGGCGTGCTCTCCCTAAATTAGCtg GTTTGTTAAGGTGTGGGAAGAGTTGCAGGTTAAGATGGACAAATTATTTGAGACCAGATATTAAGAGGGGTAATTTTAGTCAAGAGGAGGAAGATACTATTATCAATTTGCATCAAATGCTTGGAAATAG GTGGTCCGCAATAGCAGCAAAATTGCCGGGAAGAACAGACAATGAGATCAAGAACGTATGGCACACTCACTTAAAGAAGAGACTTCCTAAGCAAGAAACcgactccaccaccaccaccaccaccgctacTACCGCTAGCACCGGTATCACGGTTGTGCCCACCAAGAAGAGGGCTCGGAAATTCAAGTCCATTAAAAAGGACGGAGCAGTCTCCGAGGGACCACCGCCAAAGAAGCAACACGTGAACAACCACAACAACGGCAGCAACATCAATAGCAATAATAATGATATTAAAACCGAGGACGACAGTATACCTACAACAACAACTAGTTCAATAAATTGTAACCCGGTTTCACCACAACCATGTACTAGTACTAGTGAAGAATCTACAATCACTAGTAGTACTAGTGTGAGTGAAAGTGACAATTGTAGCAAGGAAAACGTGGTGAAAAAGGAGGGATATGTCGGCGAATTTCCTGAATTTAACGACGATTTCTGGATGGAAGTTTTGTCTGTTGAAGAAGACACTGCCATGTCTAATGAAGATCTTCACTACATGAGCAATTCGGCGGTGACGGAACCGGTTTTTTTACAGGATTCGAAGGTTTCGATTCATGGAGATGATATGGATTGTTTTTGGTATAATCTTTTAACAAGACCTGATGATCAATTACCAGAGTTTTCAGAGATGTTGTAA